The sequence ttagtaacttcatgtttgtcttttacccCTGAAAAATAATCTTTTACAAAGCAGTGAATCTCTGTTTTTAGAAAATCATGTTTTTCAATAGCAAACAGCaatattaaataatagataaaataaatagaCCTTTAAAAAACCAAAATAGAGTttggaaaaatagaaataaacggACACTTAATGTTTTTAGGGCCACAAATCAAAATTTTGCAATAATAGTAAAAATACCCTCAAAttattttgggtaaagttcaaccTTTTTGACTctcaaaatatatgaaaaaaggTACTTGAGGTGATGAGCTATCTAATTTAATAACAACACATTAAGACAAAACAGTCAGTTTCTCACATTAACCAAAGACAAAGACAGGATGGTGAAAGCATTCAAAACACATCCATGCACAAAGACACACTTCACAAGAGATaaacataatttattaattcttaTATTCTAGGCATTATATCCATTTGGTCCTTAAACTAAAGTtccaaaatcaattaaaatctttaactatcaaaatcatcaattacgTCTTTAAATTAAGCAAAAACTatcaattgaatttttattttatcctaaaatcagaaactgcgACTATTTAACATAAACTGTAATAATctttgtgttggttcaaaattgATTTGGGGAAAAGAGGCTGAAACTGTTGAattaaatgattttcgataaggtctcaattgatgatttttgtttaaaatatgactaaattgatgattttttattagttgaaggacttgattgatgattttaataattCAAGGTCTTAATTAACTTTGAAACCTTAGTTAGAGAGCCAAATGGATATTGTACCTATATTCTAATATACTgtttatttttggtattttaaaaataGAGTTTAatccttaactttttattttattcaacactTTGTGTctttaaatatttgaattattaaataGGTTAATCCTTTTATAATGGATAAACGgttaaatagaataaaaattaagGACTTAACCAATATTCAAGACAATGGCCATTAGGACCGTCTAGGTTCTGTCTAGGCATTCATAATTGAGAATCcgtactgattttttttttttttacgattaGGCAGCACTTACATGGTGCCTAGGCCACCATAGACCGGCTGAGCAGCGTCTAGTCCCCTGTCGAGATGATGATTGGaataacaattatttttttataattgtttgttattattttcgtttattataattcacatttaaacattatcaactgaGTTTTATTGAATTGTGTTTatcatttttaaatatttttgtttaatcgtattttttacttgttttcatTATATGATTTAAGATTCTAagaacatttttaaaaatatatgttacaaatatacatgtttttctatattaaattattttatattattattttagataGTATATTGCATAATTTAATTGCAGGGAACATCCttatgccaaagtcagtaataacTCTAAGAATAACCTCAAAAGCACTATAGAAAGGAATCCCTAAGCATATTTAATACTCTTTAGGGTTGGTGTATTTATACTAGATTTCGTAACCATCTTTGTAGTATCTGAACAGTTTTGAATTTAGTACCCTTTAattagaggtggcaaaatgacacacgacccaattacacgacacgaacacgacacggatttttagtgttagtgttgagcttaataggtaatgggtcatttttgggttgacacgaaattgacacgctaatttttgggttgggttagtgttgatatgtgaacccgaaaacgacacgaaatgacacggatattgaaaattattgttatattctctcgtgttttttatgttattttattaataaagataataaaattataattattaattgcaaatattgatttgaatttcttaaatggttataaacacattacatgaccctctaacatgatattatcgaacttttcgataattattgttaacatactaatataaaaatgacataaaatgtttaaaaacagtaccatatcttcttatatttttaagagttattattaatatatatgcataacaaaattacatgtaacccgaaaacacgacacgaaatcaacactaacccgaataggttaacacgactttgacacgaaagtttttgggttgggtttgggtttactctttttgacacgaacccgaaatgacacgacacgaacacgactcgaacacgacaATTGCCAGGTCTACCTTTAATGCATTAATTGTACATTCTTCAGGTTTGACCGTTAGTGTCTTTAATGAACTGTTTAATACCACTGATCATAACAGTTTCGTGAGAAAAACGGCTCAGTGGTAATGAGGGTGTATCTGCCTTGGATGGCGTACCTGTCCCTTCTTGGCGGACTTAATCCACGTGGCGCATTCGGGCTTATTTGTATGACATATCCTCAAGTCGATGGTTTTTGCCACATGGTGGTGATTTGTGCAAACATGTCcttttatttatgaattttcaCTATTTTGCTCAGGGATAATATTCGAAAATTATCATATTTAtataatgatttatttattaataaatacaaaaatacaaatccgattaatctcgGAAAACCTTTTTTGTCCGACTAGCTTCTAAAGTCTTTTACAACCTTAAGgacttaataatatattagataAAACTGTAGGGActcataaattatttatcctaacaAAAAATCACATTGCTAGTTAGCTATGTCATAAATATAGCATGAAAAACTCTTTCCTTCTATTTACTCTCTCTCCATCTATAAACCCAgatgtttatttttcttcttctttttttaaatcTCCACTGAGGCATTACATCAAACACCTTCCGCGCAATTTCTCTCCGGACACCGCAGAACCAACAGAAAAGTAAGAAAATGAAGGGGTTTATGTGCCATCCGGCGGAATCAACTGTGGTTTGCACAGTAGGTGATGCTCGGTCTGTAATTGTGCCGAGAAAATTTGATCGGAGCTCGACATCTATGACGGATGATCATAATTCCAGGTTGAAATTGATGAGTTCTGTTAGGTATTCTAAGCTTGTTGATTCTCCGTTGATTCTTCCGAATTATAATAAGAGATCGTCGTCTTCGTCGTCGTCGTCTATGAAGAAGAAAGAGGGGAAAAATCAGATTAGTAACAGGCCTAAACCGTCGCGGAAACCTCCTCCATTGCCTTCGTCATCATCCACTGACCAAGTGTTTCAGGTTTGTTTGATCGCTTAtgcttgtttgtttgttttttacctctaaaacgacgtcgtttacTGTTACATTggtatattgttttttttagttttttttttataagtttttttttagatCTATGAGACTAGTGTAGGGTATCTTTTGGGTGGATCTTATCCCATTTAAAGTTTAATATCTTTAATCTAAACGATTTGAGtttcgtaatcaatcaaatcaACTTTAATCAATATATTGATATATAGATTGATTGTCGTGTTTAAAAAACTTATCATTTGGAACTGTTTAGTtgtttaaaattgaaaatatgtTCTGATTTTTCCCGATTAGTTCATCTAGGCGTATTTTTTACCATCTTGATGTGCCTAATTGCCCGAGCAATACCTAGACGGTAATAGGAATAAAAAcgttgttattgttgttgttgttattattattattattatttacttttaaacattattttctatttgtttTCATCAATAttgatttataattttttttagtgaattatattatttatagatattaattttttatttatttgatctttttaataatattgttgTTAAAATGTTATTAGTCGCATATTTTTCAGAACATGTGTTACAATTATATATGGTTTTTTTATATGGAGtcatattataatatattattatttttaaataatatatataataatcgttttaattgtatttatataataatttatttattaataaataagaaaatagaaaaatacaaatttgattaatatcatattaatttaaataccttATCAACCCATtaagttttttatatatataattgattaAATACCTTAGTTGTATTTCATTTTTTGTATTACATTTACAATATTTGTAAGACAAATATTTATCCTATTCCTTTTCatgtatttattattatcatccaattttttattatatttaaataatttaaatgcaATAAATTGGGACATTGAAGCTTTGAAAATGACTCATCCAAACTAAAATAATGACTAAAAatgtttataaatattaataactgaatttataaatttaatattagaaTATGTcctttttgacaaaaaaaaaaagatattctTGGCCCATATGCTTAGCCaaattctgatttcaaatttgaaactttaatttaataaatttatctcattatttcaaatttgaaaatgaCTCATCCAAACTaaaataataatgattaaaGGTGTCATTGTTGTAGTAGTCTACTGTTTGATGTTGTTGATAACCCGTTTGCTTTCAGTAACTGATTgataaatgttaattaattttcTTTCGAAATAATTAGGGACATAAATAGAGTGGAGATTCCATGTCTCTATTGATGACCTATCCCGATAGGTACGGAGAATCCCCGTTAAGAATCTCCATAGGACGGGGATGGAGATAGTTTTGTTCACGTATGGGCATGGGTCGGGGATGGGGAAAGGTATCCCTTCCCGTGGGATCCCCGACTATTGCTCatgataattgattattttttttatgatttaagtacattttaattaggtgatgcattgtttttaatttttaggtcTTGGTTTGGAAAATTTAGGAGTTGATGTTTGGTACTATAAGCTACTGCTTCttaaaaattttagaatttgcTATTGTTTTATAAAACATAAACGGTGATTCCCCGTAGGGAATAGGAAATGAGGAAAACATTTTAAGAACATCTGTAAACGGGGAATGGAATCCCGCGGGGATTGGGATTCCCCACAGGATGGGGATAGGAACAAATATGTTACCGTCTAACTTGCGGAACGGGGATGGAGAATCCCTCATTAGTTTGGGAACGAGTATGGGAAATGCAAATTCTCGCCTTgccccatttacatccctagaAATAACTATCATAGGAGGGCGAGTCTTGActcaacggtaaacgttgttgttgtGTTACTAAGAGGTCACATGTTCGAGTTTTAGGAGCGACATCTTGTCAAGAAATTGGCAAAGGAAGGCTTGCTTGCTCCTAGTACGCCCTTGTGGTGGGATCCCTCTCTGAACTCTCGTTTAGCGGGGATGTGTAATTCACCGAGTCACCCACCATACaaatattcatgtattttctactgtttggagtaaaacagttaaaaaaattaatgaaaattaaatttataatttgacgttaataaaattattcatcATCCGCATTAAAGTTAATTaatattaccaaaaaaaaagttgttttatcaaatctaatatatttttttcatttaattttttttttaatatgaacaaataacTTATTTTGAAAAAGAATTATGCAAATTTTTGTTGGCACAGAAGGAATATTTGATGACAAGATTTCACATGTTAACATAaggaaattaaatattttttttgtgtccAATCTTGGACAATATTGTCCAAAATTTTCCatgaaaaattaataaaatgttatatatatttatataggaCAACAtggtaaatatataatatagttcAATGATGTGTCTTCTTTTGCAATTGGGGATGCTTCCAACCACATTAATCACCATCCATAAATTTCCCAAGTTTTTTAAAATTGATTTACTTTAATTTgcttattaatatatttattattttaattttgcaGAAATCATAATTAAGCCCTTAAATtttacctgttttaaggattaagtttctgattaatttttttttttacattgcgtctttgatcattgattttgttatggattcgatcattatttaattttttcatcAAGTTTGGACGACACGAGACTTTGAGGAATTCGGTTTGTTGACGTGCATATTTTCACTTCCATgtggataaataaaaaatatttttttttgacttGGAAAGAgaaaaaagtataaagaaattacagaaatcgATTTCCACTAGGTTTTTTCAAACTGGAAATCGAGTTAAAAGGGGCTCattttttactatatatatattaattgtttttattgtaaatgtagttataatatatatgcatacTTGAAATggactaaataatattttagatTTAAAAATAGACTTAAATTTCTATCTAAAACTtttaaatacaattttttttaattaagaattttttatcttttatttcatCTGGAGCTCATAAAATCTCTAACATATATAATAACATTATCAGTTATTTTATTTCGATtacataattcataaaaaataaataaattaaaaaaacactTGTAGTTATCAGAATTGTCAAGCATATGCCTGTGATTTTTTTCGGGTCAAGAGA comes from Euphorbia lathyris chromosome 8, ddEupLath1.1, whole genome shotgun sequence and encodes:
- the LOC136202162 gene encoding protein SODIUM POTASSIUM ROOT DEFECTIVE 1-like isoform X1 encodes the protein MKGFMCHPAESTVVCTVGDARSVIVPRKFDRSSTSMTDDHNSRLKLMSSVRYSKLVDSPLILPNYNKRSSSSSSSSMKKKEGKNQISNRPKPSRKPPPLPSSSSTDQVFQVVVMRVSIHCQGCAGKLKKHLSKMEGVTSFSIELEAKRVTVMGNVSPIGVLESISKVKRAEFWPLPTSS
- the LOC136202162 gene encoding protein SODIUM POTASSIUM ROOT DEFECTIVE 1-like isoform X2, which gives rise to MKGFMCHPAESTVVCTVGDARSVIVPRKFDRSSTSMTDDHNSRLKLMSSVRYSKLVDSPLILPNYNKRSSSSSSSSMKKKEGKNQISNRPKPSRKPPPLPSSSSTDQVFQVVVMRVSIHCQGCAGKLKKHLSKMEEEKF